From the genome of Anopheles moucheti chromosome 3, idAnoMoucSN_F20_07, whole genome shotgun sequence, one region includes:
- the LOC128305224 gene encoding adhesive plaque matrix protein-like codes for MKLAAVFTTTLFVIFFRYANCAYEPMYGANASTPPPTNSYASKRVGIHPSTTYCPHHYGSDESSEEHMTAVDHYVPKPPCKNPHCPDKLLPLSICVQLPSDAPKKLSKNLLHQIVRSLMVDPSKHHPLPKTPYEPHRKPCEYPKKPCACTTKPYVPPKEPCDKSKESYELPRTVYHHPTPKPYVVEKESYEHPKKPYTPHVPCKPTYAPEKESYEHPKKPYTPHVPCKPTHAPAKESYEPPQKPYTPHKPPCRASAEVYDPPKKTYTPHKPAYGASAEVYDPKKKPCTSHKPTYRASAEVYDPPKKTYTHQQAPPKPKYGASAEKYDAPKNSYAPPKEVYTPPKESYARVHYGPPKETYATTEKPCYKLTTPVPYTTARPKPCATHPTSYTYPTQHPTVTHAPYTVPPRYPSLTYNSQTYPKPAYTPASYESKAPAPTYPKPQKKPCPCTDRSRHGYNY; via the coding sequence ATGAAGTTAGCAGCAGTGTTTACCACGACGTTATTCGTCATTTTTTTCCGGTATGCCAACTGTGCCTACGAACCAATGTATGGCGCAAATGCAagtacaccaccaccaacgaaCAGCTATGCTAGCAAACGGGTAGGAATTCATCCGTCAACTACCTACTGCCCGCACCACTATGGAAGTGATGAAAGCAGCGAAGAACATATGACCGCCGTCGATCATTATGTACCGAAGCCGCCGTGCAAGAATCCTCACTGTCCGGACAAATTGCTACCACTGTCGATCTGCGTGCAACTACCATCGGATGCACCGAAGAAGCTGTCCAAGAATCTGCTGCATCAAATTGTGCGCTCGCTTATGGTGGACCCATCGAAACATCATCCGCTGCCCAAGACACCGTACGAACCGCACAGAAAACCCTGCGAATACCCGAAGAAACCGTGCGCTTGTACCACGAAACCGTACGTTCCGCCAAAGGAACCTTGTGACAAGTCGAAAGAATCCTACGAACTACCACGCACTGTGTATCATCACCCTACCCCGAAGCCTTACGTCGTAGAGAAAGAGTCTTACGAGCACCCGAAAAAGCCCTACACGCCACATGTCCCTTGCAAACCAACCTATGCTCCAGAGAAGGAATCTTACGAGCACCCGAAAAAGCCCTACACGCCACATGTCCCTTGCAAACCTACTCATGCTCCAGCGAAGGAATCGTATGAGCCACCGCAAAAGCCCTACACTCCGCACAAGCCTCCTTGCCGAGCTTCGGCTGAAGTGTACGATCCGCCAAAGAAGACATATACGCCACATAAACCTGCCTACGGTGCATCAGCTGAAGTTTACGACCCGAAGAAGAAGCCGTGTACGTCACACAAGCCAACCTACAGAGCATCTGCTGAAGTGTACGATCCACCAAAGAAGACCTACACGCACCAACAGGCACCACCCAAACCAAAATACGGAGCGTCGGCTGAAAAGTACGATGCACCCAAGAACTCCTACGCCCCACCGAAGGAAGTATACACCCCACCGAAAGAGTCCTATGCGCGCGTACACTACGGTCCGCCGAAGGAGACGTAtgcaaccaccgaaaaaccctGCTACAAACTCACCACTCCAGTACCGTACACCACCGCCCGTCCGAAGCCCTGTGCCACGCATCCCACTTCCTACACCTACCCTACCCAACACCCAACGGTGACCCATGCTCCGTACACCGTACCACCGCGCTATCCTTCGTTGACGTACAACAGCCAGACCTACCCGAAGCCAGCGTACACTCCGGCAAGCTATGAATCCAAAGCACCGGCGCCTACCTACCCGAAACCACAGAAAAAGCCTTGTCCCTGCACTGATCGATCTCGCCATGGATACAACTATTAG